In Zea mays cultivar B73 chromosome 7, Zm-B73-REFERENCE-NAM-5.0, whole genome shotgun sequence, the following proteins share a genomic window:
- the LOC100277827 gene encoding uncharacterized protein LOC100277827, translating to MAATTAADAFPSTVSSDSDSDDLLLPNLLPSTTTAPAPSSPSREQLHHFQIPSLPSPITVRALPSRGLSFQLWPSASTLLRVLPATPCLLPRPPALGSPLSVLELGSGTGAAGLALAAALPARTVLSDLPDALPNLRHNVELNEHLLGSAGGAASVVPLRWGDASAMADVAVAQTASPFDLVVASDVVYYEELVDPLIETLRFFVKGEVAFVMAHMRRWKRTDKKFFGRARKLFDVEVVHEDPPLEGWRHGPVVYRFTAKKQHGKK from the coding sequence ATGGCCGCCACAACCGCCGCCGACGCATTCCCCTCCACCGTCTCCTCAGACTCGGACTCCGACGACCTACTTCTCCCGAACCTCCTCCCCTCCACCACCACCGCACCCGCACCCTCCTCCCCATCGCGCGAGCAGCTCCACCACTTCCAAATCCCCTCCCTCCCGTCCCCCATCACCGTCCGCGCGCTCCCGTCACGGGGCCTCTCGTTTCAGCTCTGGCCCTCGGCCTCCACCCTCCTGCGAGTCCTCCCTGCCACCCCGTGCCTCCTCCCGCGCCCGCCCGCGCTGGGGAGCCCGCTCAGCGTCCTCGAGCTCGGCTCCGGCACCGGCGCCGCGGGGCTCGCCCTGGCCGCGGCGCTCCCGGCGCGCACCGTCCTCTCCGACCTCCCCGACGCGCTCCCCAACCTCCGCCACAACGTCGAACTCAACGAGCACCTCCTCGGCTCCGCCGGTGGCGCGGCCTCCGTCGTGCCGCTCCGATGGGGCGACGCCTCCGCGATGGCGGACGTGGCCGTGGCGCAGACGGCGTCCCCGTTCGACCTCGTCGTGGCGTCGGACGTGGTGTACTACGAGGAGTTGGTGGACCCCTTGATAGAGACGCTGCGGTTCTTTGTGAAGGGGGAGGTGGCATTCGTGATGGCGCACATGAGGCGGTGGAAGCGCACGGACAAGAAGTTCTTCGGCAGGGCGAGAAAGCTGTTCGACGTTGAGGTGGTTCACGAGGATCCACCGCTCGAGGGCTGGCGCCACGGGCCGGTGGTTTACCGGTTCACCGCCAAGAAGCAGCACGGCAAGAAGTGA
- the LOC100127532 gene encoding AN1-type zinc finger protein 2B isoform X1, translating to MGTPEFPNLGKHCSVGDCNQIDFLPFTCDRCDHVFCLDHRSYTSHQCPNANMKDVTVLICPLCAKGVRLNPSEDPNITWDTHVNTDCDPSNYQKVMKKKKCPVPGCRETLTFSNTIRCKDCTREHCLKHRFGPDHKCPGPRKVDSGFPFVSMLRRSQKAETRSNSSNNNGSSWWSSSLVNAATNFKSSAEAGMQKLSTVTSQAFQKAKDGIAPNSSSSSGDLVEQCVHCPARFSTVGALIEHVEKSHQINSQPSHGRVTIDVCPKCSKAFRDPVLLVEHVEKEHGGTSRV from the exons ATGGGCACGCCGGAGTTCCCCAACCTGGGAAAGCACTGCAGCGTCGGCGACTGCAACCAGATCGACTTCCTCCCCTTCACCTGCGACCGCTGCGACCAT GTCTTTTGCCTTGATCACCGAAGTTATACATCACACCAATGCCCAAATGCAAACATGAAAGACGTCACTGTCCTCATCTGCCCACTCTGTGCTAAAGGTGTTCGCCTCAATCCAAGTGAAGACCCAAATATCACCTGGGATACTCATGTTAACACTGATTGTGATCCATCAAATTACCAAAAAGTGATGAAGAAAAAGAAATGCCCTGTTCCTGGGTGCAGAGAGACACTGACATTTTCCAACACCATCAGATGCAAAGATTGCACCAGAGAACACTGCCTAAAGCACAGATTTGGGCCTGATCATAAGTGCCCAGGACCAAGAAAAGTGGATTCTGGCTTTCCCTTTGTAAGCATGCTAAGGAGAAGTCAGAAAGCGGAGACACGCTCAAATAGCAGTAACAACAATGGTTCTTCGTGGTGGAGCTCCAGTCTTGTGAATGCAGCAACGAATTTCAAATCATCAGCCGAAGCTGGAATGCAGAAGCTGAGCACCGTGACTAGCCAAGCCTTCCAGAAGGCTAAGGATGGGATCGCCCCaaatagcagcagcagcagtggtGACCTTGTGGAGCAATGTGTTCACTGCCCAGCAAGATTTTCCACCGTGGGGGCCTTAATTGAACATGTTGAGAAATCCCACCAGATCAACTCACAACCAAGTCATGGCCGAGTGACGATTGATGTTTGCCCAAAATGCAGCAAGGCGTTCCGGGATCCTGTGTTGCTTGTGGAGCATGTTGAGAAGGAGCATGGAGGAACGTCAAGAGTGTAG
- the LOC103633313 gene encoding translation initiation factor IF-2, with translation MGLRCGTSKEGTTPMTPPSHVQGWTRLTLSRAPCSRGHDASQWCPQQVEQRHKGVTTIAIDIDVSEDLRPTQRHKGVTTIAIDIDVSEDLRPTQHLPYVLAQASSPARSSCPRIDSTGRSPSQPKAPPRHHQHHRREARTASPQSLPSVRCPSQPSHGSHSRPRPAATARSQVAPSARHLHWPRPPSVPPEPAAAAARRPAAPRTSHTSRRTATGSSRGNIGSGGPILLHRQPVIADEEVRGTRQPRPPQSTGEEKRGPRRRLPRRPHEQPASCSGSGAARRGEVRMAAPRRLGLGVRSVARAGGDASVSFSLMYRNKTISEQIDSRGHMPVR, from the coding sequence ATGGGCCTCAGATGCGGCACCTCTAAGGAGGGCACGACGCCAATGACGCCACCGTCGCACGTCCAAGGATGGACAAGGCTCACACTCTCGAGAGCCCCATGCAGTAGGGGACATGATGCCTCCCAATGGTGCCCCCAACAGGTAGAGCAACGCCACAAGGGTGTCACCACCATCGCTATTGACATAGACGTCAGTGAAGACTTACGCCCGACTCAACGCCACAAGGGTGTCACCACCATCGCCATTGACATAGACGTCAGTGAAGACTTACGCCCGACTCAGCACCTGCCATATGTTCTTGCCCAAGCCAGTAGCCCAGCCCGCTCCTCTTGCCCCCGCATCGACTCCACCGGAAGAAGCCCGTCACAGCCCAAAGCACCACCACGGCACCATCAGCATCACCGCCGAGAAGCAAGAACTGCCTCACCACAAAGCCTGCCGTCCGTGCGCTGCCCCAGCCAACCAAGCCACGGCAGCCACAGCCGGCCACGGCCTGCAGCCACAGCACGAAGTCAAGTAGCCCCTAGCGCCAGACACCTGCACTGGCCACGACCACCGTCGGTGCCGCCCGAGccggccgccgccgctgcccggcGTCCTGCCGCCCCACGCACATCACACACCTCTCGTCGCACGGCCACCGGATCCAGCCGAGGGAATATCGGATCTGGTGGCCCTATCCTCCTCCACCGCCAGCCCGTCATCGCCGACGAGGAGGTCCGGGGGACCAGGCAGCCGCGTCCGCCCCAATCCACCGGAGAAGAGAAGAGAGGGCCCCGCCGCCGCCTTCCCCGCAGGCCGCACGAGCAGCCGGCATCCTGCTCGGGCAGCGGTGCGGCGAGAAGAGGCGAGGTGAGGATGGCGGCGCCGCGGCGGCTAGGATTAGGTGTCCGCTCGGTCGCCCGCGCGGGGGGCGACGCGAGCGTCTCCTTCTCTCTGATGTATAGAAATAAAACCATCTCAGAGCAAATCGATTCGCGCGGACACATGCCGGTCAGATAA
- the LOC100286345 gene encoding low-molecular-weight cysteine-rich protein LCR70 precursor — MKAQVAAATVLVLLLLTFAAEARTCMSRSQEQKGRCFHDTDCAAVCVKQSFTGGLCNGRPPFKQCFCTKPCKRERADATLRSSGL, encoded by the exons ATGAAGGCCCAGGTCGCAGCAGCAACTGTCTTGGTCTTGCTCCTCCTGACCTTTG CTGCGGAGGCTCGTACGTGCATGTCGCGAAGCCAGGAACAGAAAGGGAGGTGCTTTCACGATACGGATTGTGCCGCCGTCTGCGTCAAACAGAGCTTCACCGGAGGCTTATGCAACGGGCGGCCGCCGTTCAAGCAGTGCTTCTGCACTAAGccatgcaagagagagagagctgATGCTACACTCCGGTCGTCAGGCCTCTGA
- the LOC100284456 gene encoding Remorin 4.1: protein MLSEQTAASTSSSGGGVERQDRWLQPVAENEEEEEEFRDIHALSPPPSQPSSYRRARGGEPWGSAAGGSRHTSVRSVGSDTAPSEPFPTMTREFSAMVAAAASAAADSRDAGSDVVGRAEEEEEEELEETNPLAIVPDSNPIPSPRRGPPPAAPGADAAALVAADGHGSREGGGVSVGQVRKEEVESKIAAWQVAEVAKVNNRFKREEVVINGWEGDQVEKASAWLKKYERKLEEKRAKAMEKAQNEVAKARRKAEEKRASAEAKRGTKVARVLELANFMRAVGRAPSTKRSFF from the exons ATGTTGAGTGAGCAGACGGCGGCTAGCACTagcagcagcggcggcggcgtcgaGCGTCAGGACAGGTGGCTGCAGCCGGTGGCGGAgaacgaggaggaggaggaggagttcagggacatcCACGCGCTGAGCCCGCCGCCGAGCCAGCCGTCGTCGTACcgccgggcgcgcggcggcgagcCGTGGGGGTCCGCCGCGGGCGGGAGCAGGCACACGTCCGTCCGCTCCGTGGGGAGCGACACCGCGCCCAGCGAGCCCTTCCCGACTATGACCAGGGAGTTCTCGGCCATGGTCGCCGCAGCAGCCAGCGCCGCAGCAGACAGCCGTGACGCCGGCAGCGACGTCGTGGGCAGggccgaggaggaggaggaggaggagctggagGAGACCAACCCGCTGGCCATCGTGCCGGACAGCAACCCCATCCCGTCGCCGCGCCGGGGCCCGCCGCCCGCCGCCCCGGGCGCCGACGCGGCGGCGCTGGTGGCCGCCGACGGGCACGGAAGCCGCGAAGGCGGGGGGGTGTCCGTGGGGCAGGTCAGGAAGGAGGAGGTGGAGTCCAAGATCGCCGCGTGGCAGGTCGCCGAGGTGGCCAAGGTCAACAACCGCTTCAAGCGCGAGGAGGTCGTCATCAACGGCTGGGAGGGCGACCAGGTCGAGAAGGCCAGCGCGTGGCTCAAGAAGTACGAG AGGAAGCTTGAGGAGAAGCGTGCCAAGGCGATGGAGAAGGCGCAGAACGAGGTGGCCAAGGCGCGGCGGAAGGCGGAGGAGAAGCGCGCGTCCGCGGAGGCCAAGCGGGGCACCAAGGTGGCGCGAGTGCTGGAGCTCGCCAACTTCATGAGGGCCGTGGGGAGGGCGCCCTCCACCAAGCGCTCCTTCTTCTGA
- the LOC100275464 gene encoding Chaperonin-like RbcX protein 2, chloroplastic-like, whose protein sequence is MAVAQAATVVAAAAACRGISPSGTTGVFRWRPRRRALARARPARRGSRATGRGRGLVVVAEFGGTYEDGFEDVHKNIINYFTYKATHTVLHQLYEMNPPAYTWLYSYISVNDPLDGDYFLRLLAKERQDLAERVMITRLHLYGKWIKRCDHAMMYERISKENLDIMRQRLVETVVWPTDDTNFGESKD, encoded by the exons ATGGCAGTCGCCCAGGCCGCAACGGTGGTGGCtgcggccgccgcgtgccggggcATTTCGCCGAGCGGGACGACTGGCGTGTTCAGGTGGCGACCACGCCGGCGCGCGCTGGCACGGGCACGCCCGGCGCGGCGcgggagccgagccacgggccgcGGCCGGGGGCTCGTCGTCGTGGCCGAGTTCGGCGGGACGTACGAGGACGGATTCGAGGACGTGCACAAG AACATCATCAACTACTTCACTTACAAGGCCACGCACACGGTCCTCCATCAGCTGTACGAGATGAATCCCCCAGCCTACACCTGGCTCTATAG TTACATTTCTGTCAACGATCCATTAGATGGCGATTACTTCCTTCGCTTGCTCGCCAAG GAGAGGCAAGACCTCGCAGAGAGAGTGATGATCACGCGCCTCCACCTGTACGGCAAATGGATCAAG AGATGCGACCACGCGATGATGTACGAACGGATCTCCAAAGAGAACCTGGATATCATGCGCCAAAGGTTGGTCGAGACAGTGGTCTGGCCGACCGATGACACAAACTTCGGCGAGTCTAAGGATTGA